A genomic region of Chryseobacterium sp. KACC 21268 contains the following coding sequences:
- a CDS encoding DUF47 family protein, producing MGIGNLFRAFQPKDKIFFELFLRVADNLVEMSKTFHDGLLDFDINDETLLNQMSDYEHKLDDLTHEIYVQLGENFITPFDREDINYLASGLDDIADYIYASAKYIYLYKSPENKVYSEFSLLIHKCCIEIKKALENLKDFKNPNEVRESCIKINSYENIADDVLSQAIVKLFETNDALLIIKQKSILDYLEIVTDKAEDVANTMESIVIKYA from the coding sequence ATGGGAATAGGTAATCTTTTCAGAGCGTTTCAGCCTAAGGATAAAATCTTTTTTGAACTGTTTCTTCGTGTAGCAGATAACTTGGTGGAGATGTCAAAAACATTTCACGACGGTTTGCTGGATTTTGATATCAATGATGAAACATTGTTGAATCAAATGAGTGATTACGAACATAAATTGGATGATTTGACTCACGAGATCTATGTGCAGCTAGGTGAGAATTTCATTACGCCGTTTGACAGAGAGGATATCAACTATCTGGCTTCCGGATTGGATGATATTGCTGATTACATCTACGCTTCTGCAAAATATATTTATTTATATAAAAGTCCGGAGAACAAAGTTTATTCTGAGTTTTCTCTTTTGATCCACAAATGTTGTATCGAGATCAAGAAAGCGTTAGAGAACCTGAAAGATTTCAAAAATCCAAACGAGGTGAGAGAATCTTGCATCAAGATAAATTCTTACGAGAATATTGCTGACGATGTTTTGAGCCAGGCAATTGTGAAGTTATTCGAAACCAATGACGCACTTTTGATCATCAAGCAAAAATCGATCTTGGACTATCTAGAGATCGTGACGGACAAAGCAGAGGATGTTGCCAACACAATGGAGAGCATAGTTATCAAATACGCATAA
- a CDS encoding DEAD/DEAH box helicase, which produces MNLFTESNLSAEVLQAIGDLGFVEPTEIQKQTIPFISTDTRDLIALAATGTGKTAAFSLPILDMIDDNSRKIQLLVLCPTRELCLQITKDIKNYTKYLRNIKTTAVYGGSSIMDQIKSLRDKPQIIVGTPGRVIDMINRKALDFSEAQWVVLDEADEMLSMGFKDDLETILRETPDTKQTFLFSATMSKEVERISKNYLTNPHRITIGSVNEVKKNITHEFYVVGYRQKKEALKRLIDANPNQYSIIFCRTRMETQEVADFLMQNGYAADALHGDLSQAQRDTVMKKFRLKNIDILVATDVAARGLDVDSLTHVIHFSLPDDPEVFVHRSGRTGRAGKNGISMTLAKPEESRKMKQIKAETKIEIVEKKIPTGKEIIKAQVGGVFEKLLTEHVDVIDFDESLIPDLSAFTKEQLVSQLLQFQLKEMATYYQNSNDLADQKFGNSRDDKPGRRDRDGRDRDRGSRDGGSFRDRDGRGDRGGSRDGGRDRKPRRNNEDMVRFFFNLGKRDQLKKVDMLEIINKATSKSKKRADIGEIEILDKFSFFEIEKSYKNEVMDGLTSMKFRGKEMRAEVAQ; this is translated from the coding sequence ATGAATTTATTTACGGAATCCAATCTTAGCGCTGAAGTTCTTCAGGCGATTGGCGACCTCGGCTTCGTAGAGCCGACAGAAATCCAAAAACAGACTATTCCTTTTATCTCTACAGATACTCGCGATCTTATCGCACTTGCGGCAACAGGAACAGGCAAAACAGCAGCGTTTTCGCTTCCGATTTTGGATATGATAGACGACAATAGTCGTAAAATCCAATTATTGGTGCTTTGCCCTACTAGAGAACTTTGCCTCCAGATTACCAAAGACATCAAGAATTATACTAAATACCTTAGAAACATCAAGACTACTGCAGTCTATGGTGGTAGCAGTATTATGGATCAGATCAAATCTCTTAGAGACAAACCACAGATCATCGTGGGAACTCCAGGACGTGTGATTGATATGATCAACAGAAAAGCATTGGACTTTTCTGAAGCGCAATGGGTAGTTTTAGACGAAGCTGACGAAATGCTTTCTATGGGTTTCAAAGACGATTTGGAAACCATATTGAGAGAAACGCCAGATACAAAACAAACTTTCCTTTTCTCTGCTACAATGAGCAAAGAAGTGGAACGTATTTCTAAAAATTATTTGACTAATCCTCATAGAATTACTATCGGATCTGTCAATGAAGTGAAGAAAAACATTACGCATGAATTTTATGTTGTTGGTTACAGACAGAAGAAAGAAGCTCTTAAGAGACTGATTGACGCTAATCCAAACCAATATTCCATTATTTTCTGTAGAACAAGAATGGAAACTCAGGAGGTTGCAGACTTCTTGATGCAGAATGGTTATGCGGCAGATGCACTTCACGGTGATCTTTCTCAAGCTCAAAGAGATACAGTGATGAAGAAATTCAGACTGAAAAACATCGATATTTTGGTAGCGACAGACGTTGCAGCTAGAGGATTGGATGTAGATTCTTTGACACACGTGATCCATTTCTCTTTACCAGATGATCCGGAAGTTTTTGTTCACAGAAGTGGAAGAACAGGACGTGCTGGTAAAAACGGAATCTCGATGACGTTGGCAAAACCAGAGGAAAGCAGAAAAATGAAGCAGATCAAGGCTGAAACCAAGATCGAAATCGTTGAGAAAAAAATTCCTACTGGAAAAGAAATTATTAAAGCTCAAGTTGGCGGTGTTTTCGAAAAGTTATTGACGGAACACGTAGACGTTATTGATTTTGACGAGAGTTTGATCCCAGATCTTTCAGCTTTCACTAAGGAGCAGTTGGTAAGCCAACTATTGCAATTCCAATTGAAGGAAATGGCGACTTATTATCAGAATAGCAATGATCTTGCAGATCAGAAATTCGGTAATAGCAGAGACGATAAGCCAGGAAGAAGAGATAGAGACGGCAGAGACAGAGATAGAGGTTCCAGAGATGGCGGTTCTTTCCGAGACAGAGATGGCAGAGGAGATCGTGGTGGATCTAGAGATGGCGGCAGAGACCGTAAGCCTAGACGTAACAACGAAGATATGGTAAGATTCTTCTTCAACCTTGGAAAAAGAGACCAATTGAAGAAAGTTGATATGCTGGAGATCATCAACAAAGCGACTTCTAAATCTAAGAAAAGAGCGGATATTGGTGAGATCGAAATCTTGGACAAATTCAGTTTCTTCGAAATTGAAAAGTCCTACAAGAATGAAGTTATGGATGGATTAACTAGTATGAAGTTTCGGGGAAAAGAAATGAGAGCAGAAGTAGCTCAATAG
- a CDS encoding T9SS type A sorting domain-containing protein, with product MIKQLLIIAGLVSCPFLYSQNVNIPDANFKAYLLGNSSINTNGDGEIQLSEANNFTGSIDCPSSNIASLTGIEAFVKIYQLICYDNQIKSLDTSKNIALTSLECANNQLTNLIVSPSTILNTINCDHNQLTSLDVSKNIALESFDCSNNKLTSLEVSKNTALFFLGCYQNLITNLDLSKNTALTEVLCSNNNLTKLNLKNGNNVNISSVGFRQNPNLNCIQVDDAAYSTSNWTERDSWSTYNTNCGYLSTTDIKNSILKIYPNPASNTLNIETKDHFQKAEIYNINGQLMRTSRLQEINISNLPKGNYILNVETDNGSNSEKFIKE from the coding sequence ATGATAAAACAATTATTAATTATTGCAGGATTAGTTTCTTGCCCTTTTCTTTATTCTCAAAATGTCAATATTCCAGATGCAAATTTCAAGGCTTACTTACTAGGGAATTCTAGTATCAATACCAATGGCGATGGCGAAATACAACTTTCCGAAGCTAATAATTTTACAGGATCTATAGATTGTCCTTCCAGCAATATAGCGAGTCTGACAGGGATAGAAGCTTTTGTGAAAATATATCAACTGATTTGCTATGACAATCAAATAAAAAGTTTAGACACCAGTAAAAACATCGCCTTAACTTCACTGGAATGTGCTAATAATCAACTGACAAATCTCATTGTAAGTCCAAGCACAATATTAAATACAATCAATTGTGATCATAACCAACTGACGAGCCTTGATGTTTCCAAAAACATAGCTTTAGAATCTTTTGATTGTTCCAACAACAAATTGACGAGTCTTGAAGTCAGCAAAAACACGGCTTTATTCTTTTTAGGCTGTTATCAGAATCTAATAACTAATTTAGACTTAAGTAAAAATACGGCTCTTACTGAGGTGTTATGTTCGAATAATAATTTGACAAAGCTTAATTTGAAAAACGGAAATAATGTCAATATTTCTTCTGTTGGTTTCAGGCAAAATCCTAATCTTAATTGCATCCAAGTAGACGATGCGGCTTATTCCACGTCCAACTGGACGGAAAGAGATAGTTGGTCAACTTATAACACCAATTGTGGTTATTTGTCAACAACAGATATTAAAAATTCAATTTTAAAAATCTATCCAAATCCTGCTAGTAATACTCTAAATATAGAAACAAAAGATCACTTTCAAAAAGCAGAAATTTATAATATTAATGGGCAATTAATGAGAACTTCGCGACTTCAAGAAATTAATATTTCAAATTTGCCAAAAGGTAATTATATTTTAAATGTTGAAACAGACAATGGTTCGAATTCAGAAAAATTCATAAAAGAGTAA
- a CDS encoding L-serine ammonia-lyase: protein MESISVFDIIKIGIGPSSSHTMGPWNASKMFLDLVKRNHSLQDLKEVFVEFFGSLAKTGVGHGTDIAGMLGLSGENFRTIDTNKIDEKIDKIKSEQKINLGGEIWLPFVYGHHLILNKEKSLDFHPNGMIFKVVFENGEVFSQDYYSVGGGFVATTEDNSMEDRCVRTLYPCHHGSDILKYIDKLKLDKISDLVFQNEESWRTHEETRQKALEIWENIKDCVYKSINKKGILPGGLNVTRRASEMNEKLLGTQIYKNKNEWFEMVRHQEKTFSSVTKWVSCFALAVNEENASFGRIITAPTNGASGVIPAVLMYSQVFTEFNSEEDIIRFLLVAGEIGTLFKKNATISAAMGGCQAEVGVSSAMAAAGLTEISGGTPAQVLMAAEIAMEHHLGLTCDPIGGLVQIPCIERNSMGAMKAITAASLALDGDPSKAKVSLDSVIKSMWETALDMNSKYKETSEGGLAVAVNVAEC from the coding sequence ATGGAATCTATCAGTGTTTTTGATATTATAAAAATCGGAATCGGACCGTCATCTTCCCACACAATGGGACCTTGGAACGCATCCAAGATGTTTTTGGATTTGGTCAAGCGCAATCATTCTTTGCAAGATTTGAAAGAAGTTTTTGTGGAATTCTTCGGCTCATTGGCGAAAACTGGTGTTGGCCACGGAACCGATATTGCAGGAATGCTCGGCCTCAGCGGAGAAAATTTCCGAACGATTGACACCAATAAGATTGATGAGAAAATTGATAAAATAAAATCAGAACAAAAAATCAATCTTGGCGGAGAGATTTGGTTGCCATTTGTTTATGGTCATCATTTAATCCTTAACAAAGAAAAATCCCTCGACTTTCATCCAAACGGAATGATTTTCAAAGTGGTTTTCGAAAATGGTGAAGTTTTCAGTCAAGATTATTATTCCGTTGGAGGCGGATTTGTTGCCACTACCGAAGATAATTCGATGGAAGACCGTTGTGTCCGCACGCTTTATCCTTGTCATCACGGGAGCGACATTCTGAAATACATCGATAAATTGAAGCTTGATAAAATCTCGGACTTGGTTTTTCAAAACGAAGAATCCTGGAGAACCCACGAAGAAACGCGCCAGAAAGCCCTGGAAATTTGGGAAAATATCAAAGATTGTGTTTACAAAAGCATCAACAAAAAAGGAATTTTGCCAGGCGGTTTAAATGTTACCAGGAGAGCGTCTGAAATGAATGAAAAACTCCTAGGAACCCAGATTTACAAAAACAAAAACGAGTGGTTCGAAATGGTTAGACACCAAGAAAAAACATTCAGTTCCGTCACAAAATGGGTTTCTTGTTTTGCGCTTGCCGTTAATGAAGAAAATGCCTCTTTCGGAAGAATTATCACAGCGCCTACAAACGGCGCAAGTGGTGTGATTCCTGCTGTTTTGATGTACTCGCAGGTTTTTACCGAATTTAATTCTGAGGAAGATATTATCAGATTCCTATTGGTTGCAGGTGAGATTGGAACTTTATTCAAAAAAAATGCAACTATTTCTGCTGCAATGGGCGGTTGTCAGGCAGAAGTGGGCGTTTCGTCCGCAATGGCAGCGGCTGGACTTACAGAGATTTCCGGGGGAACGCCAGCTCAAGTTTTAATGGCCGCAGAAATCGCTATGGAACATCATCTAGGACTGACTTGCGACCCGATTGGCGGGCTTGTTCAAATCCCTTGTATCGAACGAAATTCTATGGGTGCGATGAAAGCAATAACCGCAGCATCTTTGGCGTTGGATGGCGATCCTTCAAAAGCGAAAGTCTCTTTGGATAGTGTTATCAAGTCAATGTGGGAAACGGCGTTGGATATGAATTCGAAATATAAAGAAACATCGGAAGGTGGTTTGGCTGTGGCAGTGAATGTTGCGGAATGCTAA